CGAGCAGGGCATCGATGAGCGCGTGAACCGCGGCGTCGGCGTCGGAGTGGCCGAGCAGGCCCTTTTCATACGGAATCTCGATTCCGCACAAGATGAGCTTTCGGCCTGTTTCAAGCCGATGGAGATCATATCCGTGACCGATTCTCATGATTACCAACCTTTCTTGCAAGTGCCTTTTCAATCAACCGGTTATGTTTCTCTTTCCGAGAGCATTTCGGCGACCGCGACGTCAATCGGGCCGGTCAATTTGATATTGTGAGGGTCTCCCTTGCTTAAGAAAACCGGGTGCCCCATAAATTCAAACAATTGGCAGTCGTCGCGGAAATCCATTCCGGCGGAAGCGGCCACCGACATCGCCCCGCGATAAAGGCCCGCGTCAAAGACCTGAGGGGTCTGGACGGTAAAAAAACGGTCGCGGTCGGCGGTTCTGACGACAAAACCGTCGCGTGCCTCTTTGAGCGAATCGGTGGCGGCGAGCGAGGGAACGGCGGCGCCGTATTTTTCCGCGTCCGCGCAGACGGCATTGATCAATTCGACGGTGACAAGAGGACGTGCGCCGTCATGGACCGCGATCAGTTCGATTTCGGCATCGGTCTGCTCAAGCGCGGCTGCCGCCGATTCCTGGCGGGTCTTTCCGCCTGTGACGACGGCTTTGAGTTTGGTGATGCCCAGCGTTTTTGCCAAATCCCAAAAAGCCAGAACGTCGGTCTGTTTGGCGGCGATAATAATTTCAGTCACACAGTC
Above is a window of Oscillospiraceae bacterium DNA encoding:
- a CDS encoding IspD/TarI family cytidylyltransferase, with translation MKKTAFIIAAAGSASRMGRDKIFISLNGRPAVAGPLLAAQRSDCVTEIIIAAKQTDVLAFWDLAKTLGITKLKAVVTGGKTRQESAAAALEQTDAEIELIAVHDGARPLVTVELINAVCADAEKYGAAVPSLAATDSLKEARDGFVVRTADRDRFFTVQTPQVFDAGLYRGAMSVAASAGMDFRDDCQLFEFMGHPVFLSKGDPHNIKLTGPIDVAVAEMLSERET